In Siphonobacter curvatus, the DNA window GGACCGTTTGACTTTGCAACGCGTACCCCCTGAAATCTACCCGGCTTCTTATCCGGCTTGGTTTTTCCACGAACCCACTTTCTTAGCTCACTTTCAAAAAGCCTATACGTCTGTAGCTGATTTCACTTCCTACGTACCCGGCGAAGCAATAATGTGGATTGATAAGCAACCCCTTGGATACGATAAAGGATTCTACCTAACCAAACCATAACAGTGCTTTACTTCTGTACGCTTTTCAATGCCACGTATCTGACGCGTGGCGTCGCGATGTATGAATCGCTCAAAAAACACTGCCCTCATTTTCACCTATACATCTATGCGTTCGATACGCATAGCTATGAGGTATTAGAACGGCTCAATCTTTCGCAGGCTACTATTATTGGTTTAGACGAATGGGAAGATGAGCAACTGCTTCAGCTAAAGTCCTCCCGAACGGCGGGAGAATATTGCTGGACCTGTACGCCAGCGACCATCTGGCACACCATTCAGGCCTATCAGCTTCCCCATTGTACGTATATAGATGCCGACTTACTCTTTTTCAGCAATCCAGACGTCTTGATTAAAGAAATGGGGGAAGCGTCCGTGCTTATCACACCCCATCGGTATACGCCTGCCTATGATCAGACCGAAACGAGCGGCAAATACTGTGTGCAGTTCGTCACGTTTAAACGCGATGCCCGGGGTCTAGAGGCCCTAGCCTGGTGGAAAAAGGCCTGTATCGACTGGTGTTATAATCGGTTTGAAGACGGAAAGTTTGGGGACCAAAAGTACCTGGACGATTGGCTCGACCGCTTTTCGGGCGTGCACGAACTGCAGCACTTAGGTGGCGGCGTAGCTCCTTGGAATGTACAACAGTATGCCTTTATGAAATCAGAGCCGCAACTGCAGGGAAAAGATCTATTCACCGATGA includes these proteins:
- a CDS encoding glycosyl transferase → MLYFCTLFNATYLTRGVAMYESLKKHCPHFHLYIYAFDTHSYEVLERLNLSQATIIGLDEWEDEQLLQLKSSRTAGEYCWTCTPATIWHTIQAYQLPHCTYIDADLLFFSNPDVLIKEMGEASVLITPHRYTPAYDQTETSGKYCVQFVTFKRDARGLEALAWWKKACIDWCYNRFEDGKFGDQKYLDDWLDRFSGVHELQHLGGGVAPWNVQQYAFMKSEPQLQGKDLFTDESFEVVFYHFHSFSYSRSNILRLCNPSYMLPDSAIKHLYAPYIRALQQSYEAIRQVNQAATSHEIANNVSWLGRSWKKTILFWIKGHYANHYHQFRFRHGLIIGR